The following is a genomic window from Candidatus Zixiibacteriota bacterium.
ACGCTTCTTTGGCGCACGCCTCCATGCTGCTTTTCACATTCACAAGCACAGTTGGTTGAAGAGTCATTCCGCTGGCTTTTCCACCCACGAGGACTTTGGCGCCTTGTCGGACGGCATCATCAATGAGTTTTGCGGTTTTGGTCACCGCGTTTTCATCGACCATGGTGCCGATGTCCGTTGAAGGGTCAAGGGGATCACCGACTTTGAGGCTTCCAACTTTCTTCGCAAACATCTTGAGAAACGGGTCGTAGATTTTTTCCTGTACGAATATGCGCTGGACCGAGATGCACGACTGCCCAGCGACCGCAAAAGCTCCGGTAACAAGGCGTGTGGTGGCCCAGTCGAGGTCAGCATCATCGGCCACCGCCACACCGGCATTGCCACCGAGTTCGAGGACAACCTGTTTGTTACCGCAGTTGCGCTTTATCCACCATCCGACCTCTGACGAGCCCGTGAACGTAATAAGCCTGACACGCGGATCCTCAAGCAACACCGAAGTGTCTTTTGATGAAGCCGGTAGAATCGATACCGCTCCTTTGGGGTGGTCCGTTTTATCAATAATCTCCGCCAGCATAAGCGCCAGAATGGGTGTCTTCGAAGCGGGCTTAAGAACAATACTGTTTCCTGAGGCAATAGCGGGAGCCACCTTGTGTGCGACAAGGTTAAGCGGGAAGTTGAATGGGGAAATGCCGCCCACGACACCGATGGGGAATCTTCGGATAAGGCCGACTCTCTGCTCGGCTCCCGGGGTCCAGTCGAGGTCCATGATTTCGCCGCCGATGCGCTTGGCTTCTTCGGCAGCTACTTTGAAAACGCCAATAGCCCGGTTGACCTCGAGCATGGAGTCTTTGAAAGCCTTGCCCAGCTCAAGCGACATCATACGGGCCAGTTTCGCGGCGTTTTTTTCGATTTCAAACGCGATCTTGCGGCAGGTTTCCTCCCGCTTGTAACACGGCAGTTCGCGGGTGATCTTGAAACTGGACTGGGCCAGGTCGATTGCTCTGGTGAAATCGGCTTTTGAAGCCATGGCGACTTTGCCGACCATGGATCCATCGTAGGGGTTGATGACTGTCAGTTTCTCTCTGCGGTCAACCCACTCTCCGCCGAGATACATTTTATAATTTTTGGCCATGATATGCTCCATCGGTTCAGGGTTACCGGGTTTCCTCCCGGAGATATTATAAGCCAATGCCCGGCAGGTTTCAAGTCTGTTGGTGTGGATGCCTTTGCGGAGTTATCGCTATTCGATTTCGATATCGAACGGCAGGCGCGCCAGGATTCCTTCGGTAGCCAGAATTGACGGGTCTTCACCCGGCTCACTCGCCCGGGCGCCGCCGAGGCCAAGAAGTCGAGAGATATCGCCCAGCACGGAGATGCCCGGCAGGATAATGAAGGGCCGTTTATCCGGGAGTATTTCGATGCGGTAGTCTTTCAGACCGACCCTTTCGGCGGTAAAATCAATGGCCTGCTTGATGCCTCCGGCCCGGTCCACCAAACCGTTGCCGAGAGCTTCCCGCCCGGTCCATACCCGTCCCCGGGAAAGATTGTCTACCGAATCTACGCTCATGTTGCGATTGTCCGAGACCAGCTCAAGGAAATGCTGATACATCGCATTCATACTGGAGAAATATTTTTCGCGTTCTTCGGGGGTGAAGGGTCGCATGGTGGTGAGCATACCGGCGAATCGGCCCCTCACAAAAAGCTCTTTGCCCATACCGATCTTTTCGTACAATCCGCTCAGGTCGGCTTTGCCGCCGTAGATCCCAATGGAACCGGTGATGCTTGCCGGATTGGCAAACAGATATTTTGCCGGCATGGCGATATAATACCCGCCGGATGCAGCCACGTTTGCCATTGACACCACCATCGGCTTGTCATCGGCGGCTCTCTCGACTTCACGATAGACATCTTCACCGGCCAGCGCGAATCCTCCCGGTGAATTGATACGAAAGATAATGCCTTTTATAGTCTGGTCTTTACGGGTGCGGGTAAAGGCTCCGGCCATTTTGCGCGGGGTGACATCGGACTCCGCCTCAAACGGGATCACACCTTCGCCGTCGAAAGCAACATCCCCCTCAGCTACCACCACAGCAATAGCCGGTTTCACGCCCCAGATATCATTGATCACGGTGTCGCTGACGTATTTGCGAAGAGAAATCTCCGGCATTTTCGTAAGAACCCCGCTGTTCAATTCATCACGATAACTGAGCCCGTCAACCAACCCGTATTCAAGGGCCTGGGCCGAGGTAAACGGCCCATTGTCGATGAGTTTCTTTACCGAATCGATAGTGATAGCGCGGCCTTCGGCGATCCCGCTGACAAACTGGTCGAAAAGGTCATCCAGGAGTCTGTTTACCTGCTGCCGGTTTTCTTCTGATGCCGCGGTTTGCGTGTAGGGCTCGGCGCCGCTTTTGTAGTCGCCGATTCGAAGCAGGTCGGCCCTTACGCCAATCTTCTCCAGTGTCCCGCCGTAGAAAGTGAGTTCGGCCCTCAGACCGACGAGGTTCAATTGACTGACGGGTGGAATGAGGATTCTGTCACAGGCGCTGCCGATGTAATAGGCGATATTGTTTGGGTAAGAAATGTGACAGGTGACGGCCTTGCCTTTTCCGCGGAAAAATTTCACAGCCTCGCGTAGCTCCTGGGCCTGACCGAAACCGAGAGCGAGACGGTCGAGCGCGAGGACCATCTCCCCTACATACGGATCCTCCGCGGCGCGATAAATGCTCAGCAGGGTGGTCAGAAATGATGTCTGCTTCTTTCCGATTATCGGCCGGGGGGGATTTTCGCTGGGGCGTCCCGCGAGACTGACCGAAAGCCGTTTTGCCTTCGGTTCGATAATCGACGGTTGCCGTGAACTGGTCGCTCCGAAAAAGACTGTCGAACCCTTATGGTTACCGTCGCTATCCGACTGACGCCTGCTTCCCACGAAGTACTGCAGCAGGTTTGCCCGTACGCCTATTTCGAAATTTCGGTCGTCATCAATGAGCGCATTCAGATATAATCCTTTGAGCGGTGTAACTTCGACCTGATACACGAAATCCGCGTTGCTCAGACGTGTTTTGGTCGACAGAAACATGTCGACAGCCAGCGTTATTTCGTCCTTGAGCGGCCGGTATGCGAACGAGTATCTTTGCTCCGTTTCGGTCCTGACGCCATCGATCTTGCCTCTATTGAGGTTCGAGAATACGGCGGCCCAGCTGAAACGCTTATCCGGCTGATAGAGAAGACCGAGATTCCAGAAGTGGCGATTGTCGTAGATGCCGGGGCCGTCGGTAAAATACCGGTAGGAGGCGCCGAAGGAGAGCTGTCGTCCGACAGGTACTGAGCCCGCGAGTATGTACTCTTTGTAATTATCGCCGTCCGGGTTGTGCAGTGTTCGATAGCCGATAGAGAGCGCCTCGCGGCTTAGCACCGAGCCCCAGCTTTTGGCGTAGTTGCCGTCGTAATAGTCCGCCATGAATTGGAAGCCGAGGACGCGGTACCTTGCGAGCGCCGCGGGGTTTACCCAGGTGGCCTCGGAACCGAACACCGATGCCGCGGGCTGGTAATAAAAAACACCGCCCGGTATTTCGATTCTCTCACCGCGGACGGTTGAAGTTGCCACTGCTCCCACGAATATGACAGTTATTAACAGGACAAATATTAACGTGGCTTTTCTCAATCGCTAATCCTCCGGTTGATATCCTCTGACATAGAGATTCCCTTTACCTCTCACCGAACCCGTAATGGAAGCTTTCCCATCTCCGGCGACTAGGCTGAGGCGGTTTTTCTGCACCAGGTCGGCTTTGAAAGAAAAGTTGGAAACCTCGATCTTGCCATCTTCTTCGACAACAAGGGCCAGAAACGCGGAGACGTTCGACGGAACTGACAGTTCGATATCTTCGTAGCGGTTAGTCAGGCTCAGCCGGGCGTCACCGATCTTCGAGACGAAAATTTCGACCGGACCGTACTGACCGTTAACGAAACTGTTGTCGCCGGTGGCCTCGAATTGATCGATCTCAATGCGTCCATAGCTGTTTTTGACGTTAATTTCTCCGCTTATGCCAAGGATGCTGATGTCACCGTTTTCGTTGCGGAAGGAGGCCTGACCGTTGGTACCGCGGATATTTCGCGCCATCAGTTCGGAGTTGGTTGTCGCGACCTTTATCTTGCCGCTGATATTTTCGACATTAACGCGACGGTTGGCGGTGATCAGTTGAAGTTCTTCCGTGACATAGGCGACATTCAGCCTTCCCATCGACGACGGCACCTTGAATGATTCGAACGGTCCGTCGGCTTGTATGTCAAAATACGCAGCTTCCACCTCAACCTGACAGAATTCCGGAACTATCACGACTGCCTCAATCAGGCCCACTTCGGTCTCACCCCACGGAGCCGGGTTGGGAGCCCTTAACTCCAGACGAGCGCCTCCAGACATTTTCGAGAGGTTTATGGCGATCTGATCGATATAATCGATGGCGGTGGATTTGCTTTTGGTCCTGGCTTTCTTGGTGTAGACGACACTTACATTTGGGTCGGTTGAAGTGCTGATGCGAAGTTCGCCGCGCAAAGTTAACGCGGACTTGATGAGGATTTTCGCGCCGGATGGCGCCGGCACCCGGGTCTTAAGCTCCCTTGTCGAGAACAGGTTGGATTCCTGTTCGAAAATCTCCTGGGCCGTCGCGGAAGAGATACATACCAGAAGTATAGCCAGAGATGTTAATACTTGCCTGAAGTTTTTCATTGTCCTGCTCCGGTGCCTTCGT
Proteins encoded in this region:
- a CDS encoding aldehyde dehydrogenase family protein is translated as MAKNYKMYLGGEWVDRREKLTVINPYDGSMVGKVAMASKADFTRAIDLAQSSFKITRELPCYKREETCRKIAFEIEKNAAKLARMMSLELGKAFKDSMLEVNRAIGVFKVAAEEAKRIGGEIMDLDWTPGAEQRVGLIRRFPIGVVGGISPFNFPLNLVAHKVAPAIASGNSIVLKPASKTPILALMLAEIIDKTDHPKGAVSILPASSKDTSVLLEDPRVRLITFTGSSEVGWWIKRNCGNKQVVLELGGNAGVAVADDADLDWATTRLVTGAFAVAGQSCISVQRIFVQEKIYDPFLKMFAKKVGSLKVGDPLDPSTDIGTMVDENAVTKTAKLIDDAVRQGAKVLVGGKASGMTLQPTVLVNVKSSMEACAKEAFAPLAVVSKYKTFKQVVDEINDSVYGLQAGIFTNRLDDVYYAFKNVQCGGVVINDVPTYRADHQPYGGTKASGLGREGVRYSIEDMTEIKILSMNFKSASRG
- the sppA gene encoding signal peptide peptidase SppA → MRKATLIFVLLITVIFVGAVATSTVRGERIEIPGGVFYYQPAASVFGSEATWVNPAALARYRVLGFQFMADYYDGNYAKSWGSVLSREALSIGYRTLHNPDGDNYKEYILAGSVPVGRQLSFGASYRYFTDGPGIYDNRHFWNLGLLYQPDKRFSWAAVFSNLNRGKIDGVRTETEQRYSFAYRPLKDEITLAVDMFLSTKTRLSNADFVYQVEVTPLKGLYLNALIDDDRNFEIGVRANLLQYFVGSRRQSDSDGNHKGSTVFFGATSSRQPSIIEPKAKRLSVSLAGRPSENPPRPIIGKKQTSFLTTLLSIYRAAEDPYVGEMVLALDRLALGFGQAQELREAVKFFRGKGKAVTCHISYPNNIAYYIGSACDRILIPPVSQLNLVGLRAELTFYGGTLEKIGVRADLLRIGDYKSGAEPYTQTAASEENRQQVNRLLDDLFDQFVSGIAEGRAITIDSVKKLIDNGPFTSAQALEYGLVDGLSYRDELNSGVLTKMPEISLRKYVSDTVINDIWGVKPAIAVVVAEGDVAFDGEGVIPFEAESDVTPRKMAGAFTRTRKDQTIKGIIFRINSPGGFALAGEDVYREVERAADDKPMVVSMANVAASGGYYIAMPAKYLFANPASITGSIGIYGGKADLSGLYEKIGMGKELFVRGRFAGMLTTMRPFTPEEREKYFSSMNAMYQHFLELVSDNRNMSVDSVDNLSRGRVWTGREALGNGLVDRAGGIKQAIDFTAERVGLKDYRIEILPDKRPFIILPGISVLGDISRLLGLGGARASEPGEDPSILATEGILARLPFDIEIE